The following are encoded together in the Phaseolus vulgaris cultivar G19833 chromosome 9, P. vulgaris v2.0, whole genome shotgun sequence genome:
- the LOC137822528 gene encoding myb family transcription factor EFM-like, with protein MASQAESSMDYKPYSYSTLLKSFADQTDQTYKLEDFLSRLEEERLKIDAFKRELPLCMQLLTNAVEASRQQLQAFRSNQGTRPVLEEFIPIKHPNSQESTEKASNLSDKANWMTSAQLWSQASEGTKPKSTITSPKESADTGFSVSPKLALDNKHRNGGAFLPFSRERNSCQGVGGLPELALASSENEMEVKNCEDAEKCSKRDNSGKGGNCEGIVDQGKSAATESQTTHTTTTTTNTTGQTHRKARRCWSPDLHRRFVNALQMLGGSQVATPKQIRELMKVDGLTNDEVKSHLQKYRLHTRRPSPSLHAGAPTPQLVVLGGIWVPPEYATATAHSGGPSLYGPHPTSHMPPPHYCAGTPVSQEFYNLAPSLSLPPPQDHTLHHHFHMYKTAPQTQSSSESDVRSGGGRSESIEDGKSESGSWKGENGERKGLAALRDQEGEDSTGSEITLRF; from the exons ATGGCATCTCAAGCAGAATCTAGCATGGATTACAAGCCCTACAGCTACTCCACACTGCTGAAATCCTTTGCAGACCAAACTGATCAGACCTACAAGCTCGAAGACTTTCTTTCTCGCTTAGAGGAAGAACGTCTCAAGATTGATGCCTTCAAGCGTGAGCTTCCTCTCTGCATGCAACTCCTCACCAACG CTGTGGAGGCTTCAAGGCAGCAACTACAGGCCTTCCGATCAAACCAAGGCACAAGGCCAGTTCTGGAAGAATTCATACCCATAAAGCATCCAAACTCTCAAGAAAGCACTGAGAAGGCATCAAACCTATCAGACAAGGCGAATTGGATGACATCAGCCCAATTATGGAGCCAAGCAAGCGAAGGAACCAAACCAAAATCCACAATTACATCACCAAAAGAAAGTGCTGATACAGGGTTTAGCGTGAGCCCTAAGCTAGCCTTAGACAACAAACATAGGAATGGAGGAGCCTTTTTACCATTCTCAAGAGAGCGAAACTCATGCCAAGGAGTAGGGGGACTTCCTGAGTTAGCCCTTGCCTCTTCTGAGAATGAAATGGAGGTGAAGAACTGTGAAGATGCAGAGAAATGTTCCAAAAGGGACAATTCAGGCAAAGGAGGGAATTGTGAAGGAATTGTTGATCAGGGAAAAAGTGCTGCAACTGAGTCACAAACAACTCATACTACAACCACCACAACTAACACTACTGGCCAAACTCATAGGAAAGCAAGAAGGTGTTGGTCACCGGACTTGCACCGTCGATTTGTTAATGCTCTTCAAATGCTTGGTGGATCTCAAG TGGCCACTCCAAAACAGATCAGGGAGTTGATGAAGGTTGACGGTTTGACCAATGATGAAGTTAAAAGCCATCTCCAG AAATATAGGCTTCACACTAGAAGACCCAGCCCAAGCCTACATGCAGGAGCACCAACACCACAACTTGTAGTGCTGGGAGGAATTTGGGTGCCACCGGAATATGCCACTGCTACGGCACACTCTGGTGGCCCCAGCCTCTATGGCCCACATCCTACCTCACATATGCCACCGCCACACTACTGTGCAGGCACCCCTGTGTCACAAGAGTTCTACAACTTAGCTCCATCACTATCGTTGCCACCACCACAAGACCACACTCTCCATCACCATTTTCACATGTACAAGACTGCACCACAGACCCAAAGTTCTTCAGAATCAGATGTTCGGAGCGGTGGCGGACGATCTGAGAGCATTGAGGATGGGAAGTCGGAGAGTGGTAGCTGGAAAGGAGAGAATGGAGAGAGGAAAGGGTTGGCAGCACTAAGAGATCAAGAAGGGGAAGACAGCACTGGGAGTGAGATCACTCTTAGATTCTAG